A part of Populus alba chromosome 8, ASM523922v2, whole genome shotgun sequence genomic DNA contains:
- the LOC118061054 gene encoding nucleoside hydrolase 3-like isoform X2 — protein MLQQKNLWVLLALINTIGLVGFNHLCHAEGKPHRILLDTDVDTDDVFALFYLLKLNRSRFGLEAVTVNTNSWTDAGHGASQIYDILYMMGRDEVAVGMGGEGGIAEDGHIFPDVGGFLPIVEQGKTTAGGCRYRQAIPVGPRGRLDLDSNYGLRREFLPQGSRKYSPLEQPTAQQVLTEKISAGPITVLITGAHTNIGVFLMNNPHLKNNIEHIYVMGGAVRSDGNLFADLYSNPFAEFNIFADPFAAYQVLHSGIPLTLVPLDATNTIPTNENFFKEFEQNQHTYEAQYCFRSLKMTRDTRPGDNFYTSHYMWDTFAVGVAVSAMRNSQNRDGENEFAEMEYMNITVVTSNEPLGISDSSNPFFYHREVPRFNLTKGGVHSGHVQTGLRDPLCFGENGKGRCEDGYTKEVSGAEAVLVLVATRAKPNPDRNSTLDRAFYKNFLDVLNDPQQSGRFNFTTQFPHYKEVLYRPDFGTKGLGKPVVFDMDMSVGDFLALFYLLKAPVEEINVKGIIVSPTGWANAATIDIVYDFLHMMGRDDIPVGLGDVFAMNQSDPVFSAVGDCKYLKAIPHGSGGLLDSDTLYGLARDLPRSPRRYTAENSVKYGAPRDTDHPELRQPLALEIWESIVRTLDPGSKITILTNGPLTSLAKIIQNENNISSVIREVYVVGGHISHGKTDKGNVPNIDLNDYTELNMFLDPLAAKTVFESSLDITLIPLGVQRRVSSFPEILERLRKMNTTPEALFAQRLLSRLYHLKETHRRYQHTDTFLGEILGAVVLAGNFSKLDPTFRVKPIKVLAEGVESEHGRTVIDEKQGRLVKIVEKVDLGAYYDLFTEQLRSKEQSAVIGSFDEQRRNWSVPLNLTKGFH, from the exons ATGCTGCAGCAGAAGAATCTCTGGGTGCTCTTAGCATTGATTAATACTATAGGACTTGTTGGATTTAATCATCTGTGCCATGCAGAGGGAAAGCCACACCGTATTCTCTTGGACACAGATGTCGATACTGATGACGTCTTCGCTCTTTTCTACCTCTTGAAGCTCAACAGATCACGATTTGGATTGGAG GCAGTCACCGTGAACACGAACTCATGGACCGATGCAGGGCATGGTGCGAGCCAAATCTATGACATTCTTTACATGATGGGCCGCGACGAGGTGGCTGTTGGGATGGGAGGTGAGGGTGGAATAGCAGAAGATGGCCACATATTCCCAGATGTTGGTGGTTTTCTTCCTATAGTTGAACAG GGGAAGACAACAGCAGGAGGCTGTAGATACAGACAAGCTATTCCTGTTGGTCCTAGAGGACGGCTGGATCTTGATTCTAACTACGGCTTACGGAGAGAATTCCTGCCGCAG GGCAGCAGGAAATATTCTCCTCTTGAACAGCCAACCGCCCAACAAGTGCTGACAGAAAAGATATCTGCAGGTCCCATCACAGTTTTAATTACAGGAGCTCATACAAATATTGGCGTTTTTCTTATGAACAATCCACACCTGAAGAACAATATAGAACATATATACGTGATGGGTGGGGCCGTGAGGTCAGACGGCAATCTGTTTGCAGACCTCTATAGTAATCCTTTTGctgaatttaatatatttgcagaTCCTTTTGCTGCATACCAg GTTTTACATTCTGGAATTCCTCTCACCCTTGTTCCCCTCGATGCAACCAATACCATCCCTACAAATGAGAATTTCTTCAAGGAATTTGAGCAGAACCAGCACACTTACGAGGCACAATACTGCTTCCGGTCCTTGAAAATGACCCGTGACACGCGGCCTGGCGACAACTTTTACACT AGCCATTACATGTGGGACACCTTCGCAGTTGGTGTAGCAGTTTCTGCCATGCGTAACTCGCAAAACCGAGATGGAGAAAATGAATTTGCTGAAATGGAGTACATGAACATAACAGTAGTGACTTCAAATGAACCTCTTGGGATAAGTGATAGCTCGAATCCATTCTTTTACCACCGTGAAGTCCCGAGGTTTAATCTGACGAAAGGCGGAGTGCACAGTGGTCATGTGCAGACGGGCCTTCGAGATCCTCTTTGCTTCGGGGAGAATGGGAAAGGGCGGTGTGAG GATGGCTACACAAAGGAGGTGAGTGGTGCGGAGGCAGTGCTTGTTCTTGTTGCTACGAGAGCGAAGCCTAATCCTGACAGGAATAGCACACTTGACAGAGCATTCTACAAGAACTTCTTGGAT GTCCTGAATGACCCTCAACAATCTGGGAGGTTTAATTTTACCACTCAATTTCCTCATTACAAGGAAGTTCTTTACAGGCCAGACTTTGGAACCAAAGGACTGGGGAAGCCTGTTGTCTTTGATATGGATATGAGTGTTGGAGATTTCCTGGCTTTATTCTATCTCCTTAAAGCGCCTGTAGAAGAGATCAACGTCAAG GGAATCATTGTAAGTCCAACAGGATGGGCAAATGCTGCGACGATAGacattgtttatgattttttgcatATGATGGGCCGTGATGATATTCCAGTTGGTCTAGGAGATGTATTTGCAATGAACCAGTCTGATCCTGTTTTCTCTGCGGTTGGAGACTGCAAGTACCTTAAGGCCATCCCTCACGGGAGTGGAGGACTTCTAGACTCGGACACTCTCTATGGCCTTGCTCGTGATTTACCGCGAAGCCCTAGAAG gTATACTGCAGAAAACTCTGTCAAATATGGAGCTCCTCGCGACACAGATCACCCTGAGCTCAGGCAGCCTCTAGCACTGGAAATCTGGGAGTCCATTGTAAGAACATTGGATCCAGGATCTAAGATTACCATATTGACCAATGGCCCCTTGACCAGTTTAGCCAAGATAATACAGAATGAGAATAATATAAGCTCGGTGATTCGG GAGGTCTATGTTGTAGGAGGACATATCAGCCATGGTAAAACAGATAAAGGAAACGTTCCGAACATCGATCTCAATGACTATACAGAACTGAATATGTTTCTTGACCCCTTGGCTGCAAAGACAGTCTTTGAGTCTTCACTTGACATCACGCTAATTCCACTCGGCGTCCAACGCAGAGTCAGTTCCTTTCCAGAGATCCTAGAAAGGCTACGCAAGATGAACACAACACCCGAGGCATTGTTTGCGCAGCGTTTGCTATCAAGGCTTTACCACTTGAAAGAAACTCATCGTAGATATCAACATACG GATACCTTCTTAGGGGAAATCCTTGGTGCAGTAGTGTTAGCTGGTAATTTTTCGAAGCTGGACCCAACATTCCGAGTCAAACCCATCAAGGTCCTTGCTGAAGGTGTTGAATCAGAGCATGGACGAACagtaattgatgaaaaacaaggaAGATTGGTTAAAATAGTGGAGAAAGTAGACTTGGGAGCATATTACGATCTTTTCACAGAACAGCTGCGCAGCAAGGAACAATCTGCTGTCATAGGAAGCTTTGATGAGCAGAGAAGAAATTGGAGTGTGCCGCTAAATTTAACCAAAG GATTTCACTAG
- the LOC118061054 gene encoding nucleoside hydrolase 3-like isoform X1, with product MLQQKNLWVLLALINTIGLVGFNHLCHAEGKPHRILLDTDVDTDDVFALFYLLKLNRSRFGLEAVTVNTNSWTDAGHGASQIYDILYMMGRDEVAVGMGGEGGIAEDGHIFPDVGGFLPIVEQGKTTAGGCRYRQAIPVGPRGRLDLDSNYGLRREFLPQGSRKYSPLEQPTAQQVLTEKISAGPITVLITGAHTNIGVFLMNNPHLKNNIEHIYVMGGAVRSDGNLFADLYSNPFAEFNIFADPFAAYQVLHSGIPLTLVPLDATNTIPTNENFFKEFEQNQHTYEAQYCFRSLKMTRDTRPGDNFYTSHYMWDTFAVGVAVSAMRNSQNRDGENEFAEMEYMNITVVTSNEPLGISDSSNPFFYHREVPRFNLTKGGVHSGHVQTGLRDPLCFGENGKGRCEDGYTKEVSGAEAVLVLVATRAKPNPDRNSTLDRAFYKNFLDVLNDPQQSGRFNFTTQFPHYKEVLYRPDFGTKGLGKPVVFDMDMSVGDFLALFYLLKAPVEEINVKGIIVSPTGWANAATIDIVYDFLHMMGRDDIPVGLGDVFAMNQSDPVFSAVGDCKYLKAIPHGSGGLLDSDTLYGLARDLPRSPRRYTAENSVKYGAPRDTDHPELRQPLALEIWESIVRTLDPGSKITILTNGPLTSLAKIIQNENNISSVIREVYVVGGHISHGKTDKGNVPNIDLNDYTELNMFLDPLAAKTVFESSLDITLIPLGVQRRVSSFPEILERLRKMNTTPEALFAQRLLSRLYHLKETHRRYQHTDTFLGEILGAVVLAGNFSKLDPTFRVKPIKVLAEGVESEHGRTVIDEKQGRLVKIVEKVDLGAYYDLFTEQLRSKEQSAVIGSFDEQRRNWSVPLNLTKGKLSLLG from the exons ATGCTGCAGCAGAAGAATCTCTGGGTGCTCTTAGCATTGATTAATACTATAGGACTTGTTGGATTTAATCATCTGTGCCATGCAGAGGGAAAGCCACACCGTATTCTCTTGGACACAGATGTCGATACTGATGACGTCTTCGCTCTTTTCTACCTCTTGAAGCTCAACAGATCACGATTTGGATTGGAG GCAGTCACCGTGAACACGAACTCATGGACCGATGCAGGGCATGGTGCGAGCCAAATCTATGACATTCTTTACATGATGGGCCGCGACGAGGTGGCTGTTGGGATGGGAGGTGAGGGTGGAATAGCAGAAGATGGCCACATATTCCCAGATGTTGGTGGTTTTCTTCCTATAGTTGAACAG GGGAAGACAACAGCAGGAGGCTGTAGATACAGACAAGCTATTCCTGTTGGTCCTAGAGGACGGCTGGATCTTGATTCTAACTACGGCTTACGGAGAGAATTCCTGCCGCAG GGCAGCAGGAAATATTCTCCTCTTGAACAGCCAACCGCCCAACAAGTGCTGACAGAAAAGATATCTGCAGGTCCCATCACAGTTTTAATTACAGGAGCTCATACAAATATTGGCGTTTTTCTTATGAACAATCCACACCTGAAGAACAATATAGAACATATATACGTGATGGGTGGGGCCGTGAGGTCAGACGGCAATCTGTTTGCAGACCTCTATAGTAATCCTTTTGctgaatttaatatatttgcagaTCCTTTTGCTGCATACCAg GTTTTACATTCTGGAATTCCTCTCACCCTTGTTCCCCTCGATGCAACCAATACCATCCCTACAAATGAGAATTTCTTCAAGGAATTTGAGCAGAACCAGCACACTTACGAGGCACAATACTGCTTCCGGTCCTTGAAAATGACCCGTGACACGCGGCCTGGCGACAACTTTTACACT AGCCATTACATGTGGGACACCTTCGCAGTTGGTGTAGCAGTTTCTGCCATGCGTAACTCGCAAAACCGAGATGGAGAAAATGAATTTGCTGAAATGGAGTACATGAACATAACAGTAGTGACTTCAAATGAACCTCTTGGGATAAGTGATAGCTCGAATCCATTCTTTTACCACCGTGAAGTCCCGAGGTTTAATCTGACGAAAGGCGGAGTGCACAGTGGTCATGTGCAGACGGGCCTTCGAGATCCTCTTTGCTTCGGGGAGAATGGGAAAGGGCGGTGTGAG GATGGCTACACAAAGGAGGTGAGTGGTGCGGAGGCAGTGCTTGTTCTTGTTGCTACGAGAGCGAAGCCTAATCCTGACAGGAATAGCACACTTGACAGAGCATTCTACAAGAACTTCTTGGAT GTCCTGAATGACCCTCAACAATCTGGGAGGTTTAATTTTACCACTCAATTTCCTCATTACAAGGAAGTTCTTTACAGGCCAGACTTTGGAACCAAAGGACTGGGGAAGCCTGTTGTCTTTGATATGGATATGAGTGTTGGAGATTTCCTGGCTTTATTCTATCTCCTTAAAGCGCCTGTAGAAGAGATCAACGTCAAG GGAATCATTGTAAGTCCAACAGGATGGGCAAATGCTGCGACGATAGacattgtttatgattttttgcatATGATGGGCCGTGATGATATTCCAGTTGGTCTAGGAGATGTATTTGCAATGAACCAGTCTGATCCTGTTTTCTCTGCGGTTGGAGACTGCAAGTACCTTAAGGCCATCCCTCACGGGAGTGGAGGACTTCTAGACTCGGACACTCTCTATGGCCTTGCTCGTGATTTACCGCGAAGCCCTAGAAG gTATACTGCAGAAAACTCTGTCAAATATGGAGCTCCTCGCGACACAGATCACCCTGAGCTCAGGCAGCCTCTAGCACTGGAAATCTGGGAGTCCATTGTAAGAACATTGGATCCAGGATCTAAGATTACCATATTGACCAATGGCCCCTTGACCAGTTTAGCCAAGATAATACAGAATGAGAATAATATAAGCTCGGTGATTCGG GAGGTCTATGTTGTAGGAGGACATATCAGCCATGGTAAAACAGATAAAGGAAACGTTCCGAACATCGATCTCAATGACTATACAGAACTGAATATGTTTCTTGACCCCTTGGCTGCAAAGACAGTCTTTGAGTCTTCACTTGACATCACGCTAATTCCACTCGGCGTCCAACGCAGAGTCAGTTCCTTTCCAGAGATCCTAGAAAGGCTACGCAAGATGAACACAACACCCGAGGCATTGTTTGCGCAGCGTTTGCTATCAAGGCTTTACCACTTGAAAGAAACTCATCGTAGATATCAACATACG GATACCTTCTTAGGGGAAATCCTTGGTGCAGTAGTGTTAGCTGGTAATTTTTCGAAGCTGGACCCAACATTCCGAGTCAAACCCATCAAGGTCCTTGCTGAAGGTGTTGAATCAGAGCATGGACGAACagtaattgatgaaaaacaaggaAGATTGGTTAAAATAGTGGAGAAAGTAGACTTGGGAGCATATTACGATCTTTTCACAGAACAGCTGCGCAGCAAGGAACAATCTGCTGTCATAGGAAGCTTTGATGAGCAGAGAAGAAATTGGAGTGTGCCGCTAAATTTAACCAAAGGTAAGCTTAGTTTATTGGGCTAA
- the LOC118061054 gene encoding nucleoside hydrolase 5-like isoform X5: protein MLQQKNLWVLLALINTIGLVGFNHLCHAEGKPHRILLDTDVDTDDVFALFYLLKLNRSRFGLEAVTVNTNSWTDAGHGASQIYDILYMMGRDEVAVGMGGEGGIAEDGHIFPDVGGFLPIVEQGKTTAGGCRYRQAIPVGPRGRLDLDSNYGLRREFLPQGSRKYSPLEQPTAQQVLTEKISAGPITVLITGAHTNIGVFLMNNPHLKNNIEHIYVMGGAVRSDGNLFADLYSNPFAEFNIFADPFAAYQVLHSGIPLTLVPLDATNTIPTNENFFKEFEQNQHTYEAQYCFRSLKMTRDTRPGDNFYT, encoded by the exons ATGCTGCAGCAGAAGAATCTCTGGGTGCTCTTAGCATTGATTAATACTATAGGACTTGTTGGATTTAATCATCTGTGCCATGCAGAGGGAAAGCCACACCGTATTCTCTTGGACACAGATGTCGATACTGATGACGTCTTCGCTCTTTTCTACCTCTTGAAGCTCAACAGATCACGATTTGGATTGGAG GCAGTCACCGTGAACACGAACTCATGGACCGATGCAGGGCATGGTGCGAGCCAAATCTATGACATTCTTTACATGATGGGCCGCGACGAGGTGGCTGTTGGGATGGGAGGTGAGGGTGGAATAGCAGAAGATGGCCACATATTCCCAGATGTTGGTGGTTTTCTTCCTATAGTTGAACAG GGGAAGACAACAGCAGGAGGCTGTAGATACAGACAAGCTATTCCTGTTGGTCCTAGAGGACGGCTGGATCTTGATTCTAACTACGGCTTACGGAGAGAATTCCTGCCGCAG GGCAGCAGGAAATATTCTCCTCTTGAACAGCCAACCGCCCAACAAGTGCTGACAGAAAAGATATCTGCAGGTCCCATCACAGTTTTAATTACAGGAGCTCATACAAATATTGGCGTTTTTCTTATGAACAATCCACACCTGAAGAACAATATAGAACATATATACGTGATGGGTGGGGCCGTGAGGTCAGACGGCAATCTGTTTGCAGACCTCTATAGTAATCCTTTTGctgaatttaatatatttgcagaTCCTTTTGCTGCATACCAg GTTTTACATTCTGGAATTCCTCTCACCCTTGTTCCCCTCGATGCAACCAATACCATCCCTACAAATGAGAATTTCTTCAAGGAATTTGAGCAGAACCAGCACACTTACGAGGCACAATACTGCTTCCGGTCCTTGAAAATGACCCGTGACACGCGGCCTGGCGACAACTTTTACACT TGA
- the LOC118061054 gene encoding nucleoside hydrolase 3-like isoform X3, protein MNNPHLKNNIEHIYVMGGAVRSDGNLFADLYSNPFAEFNIFADPFAAYQVLHSGIPLTLVPLDATNTIPTNENFFKEFEQNQHTYEAQYCFRSLKMTRDTRPGDNFYTSHYMWDTFAVGVAVSAMRNSQNRDGENEFAEMEYMNITVVTSNEPLGISDSSNPFFYHREVPRFNLTKGGVHSGHVQTGLRDPLCFGENGKGRCEDGYTKEVSGAEAVLVLVATRAKPNPDRNSTLDRAFYKNFLDVLNDPQQSGRFNFTTQFPHYKEVLYRPDFGTKGLGKPVVFDMDMSVGDFLALFYLLKAPVEEINVKGIIVSPTGWANAATIDIVYDFLHMMGRDDIPVGLGDVFAMNQSDPVFSAVGDCKYLKAIPHGSGGLLDSDTLYGLARDLPRSPRRYTAENSVKYGAPRDTDHPELRQPLALEIWESIVRTLDPGSKITILTNGPLTSLAKIIQNENNISSVIREVYVVGGHISHGKTDKGNVPNIDLNDYTELNMFLDPLAAKTVFESSLDITLIPLGVQRRVSSFPEILERLRKMNTTPEALFAQRLLSRLYHLKETHRRYQHTDTFLGEILGAVVLAGNFSKLDPTFRVKPIKVLAEGVESEHGRTVIDEKQGRLVKIVEKVDLGAYYDLFTEQLRSKEQSAVIGSFDEQRRNWSVPLNLTKGKLSLLG, encoded by the exons ATGAACAATCCACACCTGAAGAACAATATAGAACATATATACGTGATGGGTGGGGCCGTGAGGTCAGACGGCAATCTGTTTGCAGACCTCTATAGTAATCCTTTTGctgaatttaatatatttgcagaTCCTTTTGCTGCATACCAg GTTTTACATTCTGGAATTCCTCTCACCCTTGTTCCCCTCGATGCAACCAATACCATCCCTACAAATGAGAATTTCTTCAAGGAATTTGAGCAGAACCAGCACACTTACGAGGCACAATACTGCTTCCGGTCCTTGAAAATGACCCGTGACACGCGGCCTGGCGACAACTTTTACACT AGCCATTACATGTGGGACACCTTCGCAGTTGGTGTAGCAGTTTCTGCCATGCGTAACTCGCAAAACCGAGATGGAGAAAATGAATTTGCTGAAATGGAGTACATGAACATAACAGTAGTGACTTCAAATGAACCTCTTGGGATAAGTGATAGCTCGAATCCATTCTTTTACCACCGTGAAGTCCCGAGGTTTAATCTGACGAAAGGCGGAGTGCACAGTGGTCATGTGCAGACGGGCCTTCGAGATCCTCTTTGCTTCGGGGAGAATGGGAAAGGGCGGTGTGAG GATGGCTACACAAAGGAGGTGAGTGGTGCGGAGGCAGTGCTTGTTCTTGTTGCTACGAGAGCGAAGCCTAATCCTGACAGGAATAGCACACTTGACAGAGCATTCTACAAGAACTTCTTGGAT GTCCTGAATGACCCTCAACAATCTGGGAGGTTTAATTTTACCACTCAATTTCCTCATTACAAGGAAGTTCTTTACAGGCCAGACTTTGGAACCAAAGGACTGGGGAAGCCTGTTGTCTTTGATATGGATATGAGTGTTGGAGATTTCCTGGCTTTATTCTATCTCCTTAAAGCGCCTGTAGAAGAGATCAACGTCAAG GGAATCATTGTAAGTCCAACAGGATGGGCAAATGCTGCGACGATAGacattgtttatgattttttgcatATGATGGGCCGTGATGATATTCCAGTTGGTCTAGGAGATGTATTTGCAATGAACCAGTCTGATCCTGTTTTCTCTGCGGTTGGAGACTGCAAGTACCTTAAGGCCATCCCTCACGGGAGTGGAGGACTTCTAGACTCGGACACTCTCTATGGCCTTGCTCGTGATTTACCGCGAAGCCCTAGAAG gTATACTGCAGAAAACTCTGTCAAATATGGAGCTCCTCGCGACACAGATCACCCTGAGCTCAGGCAGCCTCTAGCACTGGAAATCTGGGAGTCCATTGTAAGAACATTGGATCCAGGATCTAAGATTACCATATTGACCAATGGCCCCTTGACCAGTTTAGCCAAGATAATACAGAATGAGAATAATATAAGCTCGGTGATTCGG GAGGTCTATGTTGTAGGAGGACATATCAGCCATGGTAAAACAGATAAAGGAAACGTTCCGAACATCGATCTCAATGACTATACAGAACTGAATATGTTTCTTGACCCCTTGGCTGCAAAGACAGTCTTTGAGTCTTCACTTGACATCACGCTAATTCCACTCGGCGTCCAACGCAGAGTCAGTTCCTTTCCAGAGATCCTAGAAAGGCTACGCAAGATGAACACAACACCCGAGGCATTGTTTGCGCAGCGTTTGCTATCAAGGCTTTACCACTTGAAAGAAACTCATCGTAGATATCAACATACG GATACCTTCTTAGGGGAAATCCTTGGTGCAGTAGTGTTAGCTGGTAATTTTTCGAAGCTGGACCCAACATTCCGAGTCAAACCCATCAAGGTCCTTGCTGAAGGTGTTGAATCAGAGCATGGACGAACagtaattgatgaaaaacaaggaAGATTGGTTAAAATAGTGGAGAAAGTAGACTTGGGAGCATATTACGATCTTTTCACAGAACAGCTGCGCAGCAAGGAACAATCTGCTGTCATAGGAAGCTTTGATGAGCAGAGAAGAAATTGGAGTGTGCCGCTAAATTTAACCAAAGGTAAGCTTAGTTTATTGGGCTAA
- the LOC118061054 gene encoding nucleoside hydrolase 4-like isoform X4 encodes MWDTFAVGVAVSAMRNSQNRDGENEFAEMEYMNITVVTSNEPLGISDSSNPFFYHREVPRFNLTKGGVHSGHVQTGLRDPLCFGENGKGRCEDGYTKEVSGAEAVLVLVATRAKPNPDRNSTLDRAFYKNFLDVLNDPQQSGRFNFTTQFPHYKEVLYRPDFGTKGLGKPVVFDMDMSVGDFLALFYLLKAPVEEINVKGIIVSPTGWANAATIDIVYDFLHMMGRDDIPVGLGDVFAMNQSDPVFSAVGDCKYLKAIPHGSGGLLDSDTLYGLARDLPRSPRRYTAENSVKYGAPRDTDHPELRQPLALEIWESIVRTLDPGSKITILTNGPLTSLAKIIQNENNISSVIREVYVVGGHISHGKTDKGNVPNIDLNDYTELNMFLDPLAAKTVFESSLDITLIPLGVQRRVSSFPEILERLRKMNTTPEALFAQRLLSRLYHLKETHRRYQHTDTFLGEILGAVVLAGNFSKLDPTFRVKPIKVLAEGVESEHGRTVIDEKQGRLVKIVEKVDLGAYYDLFTEQLRSKEQSAVIGSFDEQRRNWSVPLNLTKGKLSLLG; translated from the exons ATGTGGGACACCTTCGCAGTTGGTGTAGCAGTTTCTGCCATGCGTAACTCGCAAAACCGAGATGGAGAAAATGAATTTGCTGAAATGGAGTACATGAACATAACAGTAGTGACTTCAAATGAACCTCTTGGGATAAGTGATAGCTCGAATCCATTCTTTTACCACCGTGAAGTCCCGAGGTTTAATCTGACGAAAGGCGGAGTGCACAGTGGTCATGTGCAGACGGGCCTTCGAGATCCTCTTTGCTTCGGGGAGAATGGGAAAGGGCGGTGTGAG GATGGCTACACAAAGGAGGTGAGTGGTGCGGAGGCAGTGCTTGTTCTTGTTGCTACGAGAGCGAAGCCTAATCCTGACAGGAATAGCACACTTGACAGAGCATTCTACAAGAACTTCTTGGAT GTCCTGAATGACCCTCAACAATCTGGGAGGTTTAATTTTACCACTCAATTTCCTCATTACAAGGAAGTTCTTTACAGGCCAGACTTTGGAACCAAAGGACTGGGGAAGCCTGTTGTCTTTGATATGGATATGAGTGTTGGAGATTTCCTGGCTTTATTCTATCTCCTTAAAGCGCCTGTAGAAGAGATCAACGTCAAG GGAATCATTGTAAGTCCAACAGGATGGGCAAATGCTGCGACGATAGacattgtttatgattttttgcatATGATGGGCCGTGATGATATTCCAGTTGGTCTAGGAGATGTATTTGCAATGAACCAGTCTGATCCTGTTTTCTCTGCGGTTGGAGACTGCAAGTACCTTAAGGCCATCCCTCACGGGAGTGGAGGACTTCTAGACTCGGACACTCTCTATGGCCTTGCTCGTGATTTACCGCGAAGCCCTAGAAG gTATACTGCAGAAAACTCTGTCAAATATGGAGCTCCTCGCGACACAGATCACCCTGAGCTCAGGCAGCCTCTAGCACTGGAAATCTGGGAGTCCATTGTAAGAACATTGGATCCAGGATCTAAGATTACCATATTGACCAATGGCCCCTTGACCAGTTTAGCCAAGATAATACAGAATGAGAATAATATAAGCTCGGTGATTCGG GAGGTCTATGTTGTAGGAGGACATATCAGCCATGGTAAAACAGATAAAGGAAACGTTCCGAACATCGATCTCAATGACTATACAGAACTGAATATGTTTCTTGACCCCTTGGCTGCAAAGACAGTCTTTGAGTCTTCACTTGACATCACGCTAATTCCACTCGGCGTCCAACGCAGAGTCAGTTCCTTTCCAGAGATCCTAGAAAGGCTACGCAAGATGAACACAACACCCGAGGCATTGTTTGCGCAGCGTTTGCTATCAAGGCTTTACCACTTGAAAGAAACTCATCGTAGATATCAACATACG GATACCTTCTTAGGGGAAATCCTTGGTGCAGTAGTGTTAGCTGGTAATTTTTCGAAGCTGGACCCAACATTCCGAGTCAAACCCATCAAGGTCCTTGCTGAAGGTGTTGAATCAGAGCATGGACGAACagtaattgatgaaaaacaaggaAGATTGGTTAAAATAGTGGAGAAAGTAGACTTGGGAGCATATTACGATCTTTTCACAGAACAGCTGCGCAGCAAGGAACAATCTGCTGTCATAGGAAGCTTTGATGAGCAGAGAAGAAATTGGAGTGTGCCGCTAAATTTAACCAAAGGTAAGCTTAGTTTATTGGGCTAA
- the LOC118061056 gene encoding histidine-containing phosphotransfer protein 1, whose amino-acid sequence MEVGQMQRAWVEYTKSLFREGFLDAQFQQLQLLQDESNPDFVAEVVSLFFEDSERLLTDLTSALEQQNIDFKKVDAHVHQFKGSSSSIGALRVKNDCIAFRNFCEEQNIEGCLRCLQQLKQDYYLVKSKLEALIRLEQQIVAACGTIPMEELSS is encoded by the exons ATGGAGGTTGGCCAGATGCAGAGAGCATGGGTTGAATATACCAAGTCCTTGTTTAGGGAG GGTTTTCTGGATGCCCAGTTTCAACAACTGCAGCTTCTGCAAGATGAGAGCAACCCAGATTTTGTTGCTGAAGTGGTATCTCTCTTCTTTGAAGATTCAGAGAGGCTTCTGACTGATCTAACCTCTGCCTT AGAACAGCAAAATATAGACTTCAAAAAGGTTGATGCTCATGTTCACCAGTTTAAGGGTAGCAGCTCCAG CATAGGTGCACTGAGAGTTAAAAATGACTGCATCGCCTTTCGCAACTTCTGTGAGGAACAGAACATTGAGGG GTGCCTGAGATGTCTGCAGCAATTGAAACAGGATTACTATCTTGTGAAGAGCAAGCTTGAAGCTCTAATCAGG TTGGAGCAACAGATCGTGGCAGCTTGCGGGACGATTCCTATGGAAGAATTGAGTTCTTAA